A DNA window from Helianthus annuus cultivar XRQ/B chromosome 15, HanXRQr2.0-SUNRISE, whole genome shotgun sequence contains the following coding sequences:
- the LOC110910574 gene encoding RHOMBOID-like protein 13, with protein MGKPLFYEILEKPATSCTIGLCTLIWFYIQKKNIGYSHVGLSYETAVEGHHWRIITSAFSHISVVHLVFNMSALWSLGVVEQLGHMGLGVGYYLHYSIVLVICSGLLVLVCYHVLINRFKIEYFRRVTAVGYSCVVFGWMTILSVKQPSSKLNLFGFLSLPISFAPFESLIFTSIIVPQASFLGHLSGIIVGYSISWGLIHGMNDYWAVCMVGWIVVVFVVSLKQSGAYDFGWLKIESVTDPTLPGTGRMLQMTSLLDGGDDIV; from the coding sequence ATGGGCAAACCATTATTCTACGAGATTCTAGAAAAACCCGCAACCAGTTGCACCATAGGACTATGCACTTTAATCTGGTTCTACATCCAGAAGAAAAACATTGGGTATTCACATGTGGGTTTGAGTTATGAAACAGCTGTTGAAGGCCACCATTGGAGGATCATAACCTCTGCATTTTCACACATTAGTGTTGTCCATCTTGTGTTTAATATGAGTGCTTTATGGAGCCTTGGTGTTGTTGAACAGTTAGGCCATATGGGTTTAGGTGTTGGGTATTATTTACATTACTCTATTGTTTTGGTTATCTGTTCTGGTTTGCTAGTTTTGGTTTGTTACCATGTTCTGATTAATCGGTTCAAGATCGAGTATTTTAGACGCGTTACGGCTGTCGGGTATTCGTGTGTCGTGTTCGGGTGGATGACGATTTTGTCCGTCAAGCAGCCGTCGTCGAAGTTGAATCTTTTCGGGTTTCTTTCGTTGCCGATCAGTTTTGCGCCGTTTGAGTCGTTGATTTTTACGTCGATTATTGTGCCGCAAGCGAGTTTTTTGGGGCATTTGTCGGGGATTATTGTTGGGTATTCGATCTCGTGGGGGTTGATTCATGGGATGAATGATTATTGGGCGGTTTGTATGGTGGGGTGGATTGTGGTGGTGTTTGTTGTTAGTTTGAAGCAGTCGGGTGCGTATGATTTCGGGTGGCTTAAGATTGAGTCGGTTACGGATCCTACGTTGCCGGGGACTGGCCGGATGTTGCAAATGACGTCGCTTTTGGATGGTGGTGATGATATTGTATAG